One genomic segment of Gemmatimonadaceae bacterium includes these proteins:
- the mnmG gene encoding tRNA uridine-5-carboxymethylaminomethyl(34) synthesis enzyme MnmG — MPPRQRIQSVEDEFDVVVIGGGHAGTEAAVAAARLGARVGLVTSALETIGQMSCNPAIGGVAKSTVVREVDALGGIMGRATDLATLQFRMLNRSKGPAVWAPRAQCDRGLYRRAVRQLLEEHMNLQTIQGTVARLLLSDDSAKVLGVETLEGRLFGAGAVVITAGTFLRGRMHIGTKTRLSGGRAGESATVDLAEQLDSAGLVVERFKTGTPPRIDGRSVDYSTLVRQESEIEDFDYSWSHFWKDSRRTANHVRHPDQLPCWITFLGSDGKAIIEKNIESSAMYGGAILSRGPRYCPSVEDKVVKFPHAERHQIFLEPEGHDTTELYVNGLSTSLPAGVQLDILRSIPGLESVKMTRAGYAIEYDYYPPTQLDSSLQVKSVRGLFFAGQVNGTTGYEEAAGQGVIAGLNAALLVAGREPLILGRESSYIGVLVDDLVTRGVDEPYRLFTSRSEFRLTVRQDNALRRLGPIGLSLGLYSDQEQSTIVNRITEEDYIRTFAERSSITPAAAEPLLTAAGSSQLLHSVKVVELARRHGLKLSDLLSAAGMEHQPSSDAVLTTELEIKYAGYFERERAQADRLRQMGGFGLAADLPYEEMKSLSFEARQKLSSVRPRTLAQAASIPGVSPSDLQNLVIEVERGRIKALREGEAVQESGPDSSNGFRTLTETRGQ, encoded by the coding sequence ATGCCTCCTCGACAGCGCATCCAGTCGGTTGAAGACGAGTTCGATGTCGTCGTTATTGGCGGCGGCCATGCCGGCACAGAGGCGGCGGTAGCAGCGGCGCGTCTCGGCGCGAGAGTTGGCCTGGTGACCAGCGCGCTGGAGACAATCGGTCAGATGTCCTGCAATCCCGCAATTGGCGGGGTCGCAAAGAGCACTGTCGTCCGTGAAGTCGACGCTCTTGGAGGAATAATGGGCCGGGCGACGGATCTCGCAACCTTGCAATTCCGCATGCTGAATCGCAGCAAGGGTCCGGCTGTCTGGGCGCCACGCGCTCAATGCGACCGGGGGCTTTATCGACGAGCGGTTCGACAGCTCCTCGAAGAGCATATGAACCTGCAGACGATTCAGGGGACCGTTGCAAGACTCCTGCTGTCCGACGATTCCGCGAAAGTGCTGGGCGTCGAGACTCTGGAGGGGCGCCTTTTCGGCGCAGGCGCCGTCGTCATTACCGCCGGTACATTCCTTCGTGGACGGATGCATATCGGAACGAAAACCCGCCTTTCCGGCGGACGCGCAGGTGAATCAGCGACCGTCGATCTCGCTGAGCAGCTCGATTCAGCCGGTCTTGTCGTCGAGAGGTTCAAGACGGGAACCCCGCCGCGAATAGACGGCAGGTCCGTCGACTATTCGACGCTGGTGCGACAGGAGAGTGAGATCGAAGATTTCGATTACTCCTGGTCGCATTTCTGGAAAGATTCTCGTCGCACCGCGAACCATGTTCGTCATCCCGATCAGCTGCCCTGCTGGATCACGTTTCTCGGTTCCGACGGCAAGGCAATTATCGAGAAGAACATCGAAAGCTCCGCGATGTATGGAGGCGCGATTTTGTCTCGAGGTCCGCGCTATTGCCCATCGGTTGAAGACAAGGTCGTCAAGTTTCCTCACGCCGAGAGGCACCAGATCTTTCTCGAGCCGGAGGGACATGATACGACCGAGCTGTACGTCAACGGTCTTTCCACGTCCCTGCCTGCCGGCGTCCAACTGGACATTCTGAGATCCATCCCGGGGCTCGAGTCGGTGAAAATGACCCGAGCGGGCTATGCGATCGAATACGACTACTATCCTCCGACACAGCTCGATTCCTCGCTTCAGGTGAAATCTGTTCGAGGATTGTTTTTCGCCGGACAAGTGAACGGCACGACCGGTTATGAGGAAGCAGCCGGCCAGGGTGTTATTGCCGGACTGAATGCCGCCTTGCTCGTCGCAGGTCGGGAGCCGCTGATTCTCGGCCGAGAGTCCTCGTATATCGGAGTGCTCGTAGACGATCTGGTGACGCGCGGAGTCGACGAGCCGTACCGGCTGTTCACGTCTCGTTCAGAGTTCCGTTTGACCGTGCGACAAGACAACGCATTGCGTCGCCTTGGTCCGATCGGTTTGTCCCTTGGGTTGTATTCCGACCAGGAGCAATCGACGATCGTCAATCGAATCACGGAAGAGGATTACATAAGAACTTTCGCGGAGAGATCCAGCATCACTCCCGCCGCGGCTGAGCCGCTTCTTACTGCGGCAGGAAGTTCACAGCTGTTGCATTCCGTGAAAGTCGTTGAGCTCGCACGAAGACATGGATTGAAGCTCTCTGATTTGTTGAGCGCCGCAGGCATGGAGCACCAGCCATCGAGCGACGCCGTGTTGACCACAGAGCTGGAGATCAAATACGCGGGCTACTTCGAGCGTGAGCGAGCTCAGGCAGATCGACTGCGGCAGATGGGCGGCTTCGGGCTGGCGGCTGATCTGCCCTATGAGGAGATGAAGTCTCTGTCATTCGAGGCTCGTCAGAAGCTTTCCTCGGTGCGACCGAGGACGCTGGCGCAAGCCGCGAGTATTCCCGGGGTGAGCCCCAGTGATTTGCAGAACCTGGTGATCGAGGTCGAGAGGGGGCGAATAAAGGCTCTGCGAGAGGGTGAGGCTGTGCAAGAAAGTGGGCCGGATTCGTCTAATGGGTTTCGCACACTAACTGAAACGAGGGGACAATGA
- a CDS encoding ParB/RepB/Spo0J family partition protein — protein sequence MPEEKRTMPPEKLPRRLGRGLDALFNASPAPTQAEPETALREIPIKDIRRNPFQPRKDFAPQQLKELRESLSTSGLLQPLTVRRSASGGESYELIAGERRLRAATDLGWTTISAVVKEIDDRELLALALIENLQRTDLNPIEEAEGYDRLIKEFGHTQQTIGSMVGRDRSTIANMLRILQLPASVRQMVRDGALTVGHVRPLLGLNEKTRIVELANEIVAKGLSARDIEQRVRESTDAGPTIPGQRKRGRPKKVDSRSADVRNLEERLRRHLQTDVSISQTTPDKGFIKIAFHSAEDMERLTDIIGLTENPQ from the coding sequence ATGCCAGAGGAGAAACGGACGATGCCTCCTGAAAAACTCCCGAGACGACTGGGGCGAGGGCTCGATGCATTGTTCAACGCGAGTCCCGCTCCTACACAAGCCGAGCCCGAGACAGCGCTACGAGAGATTCCCATCAAGGATATCCGGCGGAATCCCTTCCAGCCCAGAAAGGACTTTGCCCCACAGCAGCTGAAGGAGCTGCGGGAGAGCCTGAGCACCTCCGGGCTCCTTCAGCCCCTCACCGTACGACGCTCGGCTTCCGGTGGCGAATCGTATGAGCTCATCGCAGGCGAGAGACGGCTGCGTGCGGCAACCGACCTGGGCTGGACAACCATCAGCGCAGTGGTCAAGGAAATCGACGATCGCGAATTACTTGCGCTTGCTCTAATCGAAAACCTGCAACGAACCGACCTGAATCCCATTGAAGAGGCAGAAGGGTACGACCGCCTCATCAAGGAATTCGGCCACACCCAACAGACGATTGGATCGATGGTCGGTAGAGACAGATCGACGATAGCCAACATGCTCAGGATTCTTCAGTTGCCGGCATCGGTACGACAAATGGTAAGAGACGGAGCCCTCACGGTCGGTCACGTCCGGCCATTGCTCGGATTGAATGAGAAGACGAGGATCGTCGAGTTAGCGAACGAAATCGTTGCGAAAGGCTTGAGCGCCCGGGACATCGAGCAACGCGTACGCGAATCAACGGACGCTGGTCCTACAATTCCGGGACAACGGAAACGTGGCCGTCCGAAAAAGGTAGATTCAAGATCAGCCGACGTCCGAAACCTCGAAGAGCGCCTGCGACGCCACCTACAAACAGATGTTTCAATCAGCCAGACCACCCCTGATAAAGGCTTCATCAAGATCGCGTTCCATTCTGCCGAAGACATGGAAAGGCTCACTGATATCATTGGGTTAACAGAGAATCCACAATAA
- a CDS encoding alanine--glyoxylate aminotransferase family protein, producing the protein MTDTPNRFGTFFAPGPTEVRQEVLVAMTRPMIPHRSSAFEELFARLQAGLGYVFQTDRPVYVSASSATGMMEAGIRCSPPGPILSLVNGAFSERFAHIAEMCGRHVGRYEVKWGSVHEVVGLETYLTKTRYAAVTVVHSETSTGALNDIRALSDLAHSHGVTCLVDSVSGLGGAEVRTKEWQLDYVLTGSQKALALPPGLAFSTASAGFIESARSSEGRGVYFDLVEMDDFATRGQVPTTPALSLMYALDVQLEAIRQEGIENRWKRHTTMSEMTSQWLDKCRDSHIDLNNIVQLEFRSPTVSAIRLPKESSAAEFLRRVAERGIRVATGYGKLKSDTFRIGHMGDHSPATLEGCLAACEAAIRA; encoded by the coding sequence ATGACGGATACGCCAAACCGGTTTGGGACGTTCTTCGCCCCCGGCCCGACCGAAGTCAGGCAGGAAGTTCTGGTCGCCATGACCAGGCCGATGATTCCCCACCGAAGCTCTGCGTTCGAAGAGCTGTTCGCGCGACTGCAGGCCGGACTCGGATACGTATTCCAGACGGACCGGCCGGTTTACGTGTCGGCCTCCTCGGCAACAGGAATGATGGAAGCTGGGATAAGATGCTCCCCGCCGGGCCCGATACTCTCTCTCGTTAACGGAGCGTTCTCCGAGCGGTTTGCCCATATCGCGGAAATGTGCGGACGGCATGTAGGCCGGTACGAGGTCAAATGGGGCTCAGTGCACGAAGTAGTAGGGTTAGAGACTTACCTGACCAAAACGAGGTACGCTGCCGTTACCGTTGTGCACTCCGAGACCTCCACGGGAGCTCTGAACGATATTCGCGCCCTTTCAGACTTGGCACATTCGCACGGGGTCACTTGCCTCGTTGACAGCGTGAGCGGGCTCGGGGGCGCCGAGGTGCGGACCAAGGAGTGGCAATTAGATTACGTTCTAACAGGCTCGCAGAAGGCACTCGCTCTCCCACCCGGGTTGGCCTTCTCGACTGCATCCGCCGGCTTCATCGAGTCTGCGAGGAGCTCAGAAGGCCGCGGTGTCTATTTCGACCTGGTTGAGATGGACGACTTTGCGACTCGCGGGCAAGTGCCAACGACCCCTGCCCTTTCCCTCATGTATGCGCTCGACGTTCAGCTTGAAGCAATCCGGCAGGAGGGTATAGAGAACCGCTGGAAACGACATACGACGATGTCGGAGATGACCAGCCAGTGGCTCGACAAATGTCGCGACTCGCACATTGACCTGAACAACATCGTTCAGCTGGAGTTCCGGTCGCCGACAGTCTCCGCGATCCGGCTTCCAAAGGAATCTTCCGCCGCCGAATTCCTGCGAAGGGTCGCGGAGCGTGGAATCCGGGTGGCAACCGGCTATGGCAAGCTGAAGTCCGACACATTCCGGATCGGACACATGGGTGACCATTCACCGGCGACCCTGGAAGGCTGCCTCGCCGCCTGTGAAGCGGCAATCAGAGCTTGA
- a CDS encoding ArsC/Spx/MgsR family protein, with protein sequence MEVQIFGVRKSAETRKALRFFAERRVRTHFVDLMERPASKGELRRFVQKFGITAMIDQKSKRYQELGLRHSRMSDESWIEKLAEEPLLLRMPLVRSSNQVSIGDNEITWKKWMER encoded by the coding sequence ATGGAGGTCCAGATCTTCGGGGTCCGAAAGAGCGCGGAGACACGCAAGGCACTCCGGTTTTTTGCAGAGCGGCGTGTGCGGACACACTTCGTGGATTTGATGGAGCGACCAGCCTCCAAAGGCGAGCTTCGCAGGTTCGTCCAGAAATTTGGAATTACCGCGATGATTGATCAGAAATCGAAGCGATATCAGGAACTTGGGTTACGCCACTCTCGCATGTCCGACGAGAGCTGGATCGAAAAGCTCGCCGAAGAGCCCTTGCTGCTGAGAATGCCGCTGGTACGAAGCTCCAATCAGGTTTCGATCGGGGATAACGAGATCACGTGGAAGAAATGGATGGAACGATGA
- a CDS encoding hydrolase codes for MSKYSPAWWLPGAHAQTMWGKLFRREAAQPTERIRWNTPDGDFVDLHRLPSAEREAPRLLILHGLEGTIRSHYAQGLLSEARRRQWAADMLTFRSCGDELNVTRRFYHSGETTDLSFVVDRILSESPAQPLLIAGVSLGGNVLLKYLGEKNGAVSPRLKAAAGISVPFDLARSSRHINRGFAKVYQRHFIRSLKRKTIAKLERFPDLVDREQLSRIRTMHEFDEFLTSPLHGFSGADDYYARSSSLGWLHRISVPTLLFNAVDDPFLPPNVLEDVQKVAALNPALEVDFPAHGGHAGFIAGSNPLRPFYYAERRVCEFLASKLA; via the coding sequence ATGAGCAAGTATTCACCCGCCTGGTGGCTCCCTGGCGCGCACGCTCAGACAATGTGGGGTAAGCTCTTTCGACGTGAGGCGGCGCAGCCCACCGAGCGGATTCGCTGGAACACGCCGGACGGGGATTTCGTCGATCTGCATCGCCTCCCGTCAGCCGAGCGCGAAGCGCCACGGCTGTTGATCCTGCACGGCCTCGAGGGAACGATTCGCTCTCACTACGCGCAGGGGTTGCTCAGCGAGGCGCGAAGAAGGCAGTGGGCGGCCGACATGCTGACCTTCCGGTCGTGCGGCGATGAGCTGAACGTCACCAGACGGTTCTATCACTCCGGTGAGACGACCGACCTGTCGTTCGTGGTCGACCGTATTCTGAGCGAATCGCCCGCTCAGCCGCTGCTTATCGCCGGTGTTTCACTTGGCGGTAATGTGCTCCTCAAATATCTCGGCGAGAAAAACGGCGCCGTTTCGCCACGGCTCAAAGCAGCGGCGGGGATTTCAGTGCCCTTCGACCTGGCCCGCTCATCACGGCACATCAATCGCGGATTCGCCAAAGTATACCAGCGACACTTCATTCGATCGCTCAAGCGGAAGACCATCGCCAAGCTCGAGCGTTTTCCTGACCTCGTCGATAGAGAACAGCTGTCTCGCATCCGTACCATGCACGAGTTCGACGAATTCCTCACCAGCCCGCTGCACGGCTTTTCCGGCGCAGACGACTATTACGCCCGGTCGAGCTCGCTGGGATGGCTCCATCGAATTAGTGTGCCTACGCTACTATTTAATGCCGTCGATGATCCGTTCCTGCCCCCGAACGTGCTGGAGGACGTCCAGAAGGTCGCCGCGCTGAATCCCGCGCTTGAAGTCGATTTTCCGGCCCACGGTGGACACGCCGGCTTTATTGCCGGAAGCAATCCGTTACGACCTTTTTATTATGCCGAACGACGGGTTTGTGAGTTTCTTGCCAGCAAGCTGGCGTAA
- a CDS encoding AAA family ATPase, whose translation MGRVIAVANQKGGVGKTTTVVNLAASLAVAEQHVLLIDGDPQGNATSGMGLLSTQIPRTLYDVLIGNTPIAEARRRDIALKGLDVVPATPDLAGAEVELIDLPHRESVAREAIRPLAHEYDFILIDCPPSLGLLTLNMLTAADTVLIPLQCEYYALEGLSQLLNTVHRIQQGANPELSIAGVLLTMYDSRLNLSRQVADDARDYFGPKVFASVIPRNVRLAEAPSFGKPIVLYDIGSVGAKSYMSVARELMERNARGETDDAS comes from the coding sequence GTGGGTAGAGTCATTGCTGTCGCCAACCAAAAAGGCGGTGTAGGAAAGACAACCACGGTTGTTAACCTGGCCGCAAGCCTCGCAGTCGCAGAGCAACACGTTCTCCTCATAGATGGAGACCCCCAGGGGAATGCCACCAGTGGTATGGGCCTCCTTTCGACCCAGATCCCACGAACGCTTTATGACGTTCTCATCGGCAATACGCCAATCGCCGAAGCTAGGCGTAGAGACATCGCGCTCAAAGGGTTGGATGTTGTGCCGGCAACGCCAGATCTCGCTGGCGCTGAAGTCGAGCTAATCGACCTCCCGCATCGCGAAAGTGTCGCTCGCGAGGCGATTCGTCCACTCGCGCACGAATACGACTTCATTCTTATCGATTGCCCACCGTCGCTCGGGCTGTTGACGCTCAACATGCTTACTGCGGCCGATACCGTTCTCATTCCCCTTCAGTGCGAGTATTACGCACTCGAGGGACTTTCCCAGCTACTCAATACGGTCCACCGCATTCAACAGGGGGCAAATCCGGAGCTCTCGATAGCCGGCGTGCTCCTCACTATGTATGACTCGAGGCTCAACCTGTCTCGCCAGGTTGCTGACGACGCACGCGACTATTTTGGCCCTAAGGTTTTCGCCAGTGTGATTCCGCGGAATGTTCGCCTCGCTGAAGCCCCAAGCTTTGGCAAGCCGATTGTTCTGTACGACATTGGATCGGTCGGAGCCAAGTCATACATGAGTGTTGCCAGAGAATTGATGGAACGTAATGCCAGAGGAGAAACGGACGATGCCTCCTGA
- a CDS encoding Nif3-like dinuclear metal center hexameric protein — MSPKPLSQIVEFLDGILLTSTTPDYPTAFNGLQLSNKGAVSKVAAAVDFSAQAIKAAIAEEADLLIVHHGMFWAGVQPLVGRHYTNLRDLLDADLAVYSSHLPLDRHPQLGNNVLMAKAFGLEPSEEFGRFKDIFIGLQGVSDTPTSALIERAQLFSRASGGEAIATSGTGGEHRTRRWAICTGSGASAETLAEAAQHDIDTLIVGEGPHWTAVEARERGITIIYLGHYASETLGVQALAAEVGRRFDLTWTNIAAPTGL; from the coding sequence ATGAGCCCAAAGCCGCTCTCTCAAATTGTAGAATTTCTGGATGGAATTCTGCTCACATCAACGACACCCGACTATCCAACGGCTTTCAATGGCTTGCAGCTCTCCAACAAAGGCGCGGTCAGTAAAGTCGCAGCAGCAGTCGATTTCTCGGCGCAGGCGATCAAAGCCGCCATTGCCGAAGAGGCAGACTTGCTGATCGTTCATCATGGAATGTTCTGGGCTGGCGTGCAGCCTCTTGTGGGAAGACACTACACAAACCTCCGGGACCTTCTCGACGCTGATCTCGCGGTGTACTCATCTCATCTTCCGCTGGACCGACATCCCCAGCTCGGGAACAACGTACTCATGGCAAAGGCTTTCGGTCTCGAGCCCTCGGAAGAGTTTGGACGTTTCAAGGACATCTTCATCGGACTTCAGGGTGTTAGCGACACTCCTACCTCTGCACTAATCGAACGAGCACAGCTCTTTTCGCGAGCGAGTGGAGGAGAAGCGATCGCAACTTCGGGAACAGGTGGGGAGCACAGAACGCGACGGTGGGCGATTTGCACCGGTTCAGGAGCGTCGGCCGAAACTCTTGCAGAAGCAGCACAACATGATATAGACACGCTGATCGTCGGCGAAGGCCCGCACTGGACGGCAGTAGAGGCAAGAGAACGCGGCATTACTATCATCTATCTCGGTCACTATGCGTCTGAGACTCTAGGTGTACAGGCGCTGGCTGCTGAAGTGGGTCGTCGCTTCGATCTGACGTGGACCAACATTGCCGCACCAACGGGGCTCTGA
- a CDS encoding SIMPL domain-containing protein (The SIMPL domain is named for its presence in mouse protein SIMPL (signalling molecule that associates with mouse pelle-like kinase). Bacterial member BP26, from Brucella, was shown to assemble into a channel-like structure, while YggE from E. coli has been associated with resistance to oxidative stress.) translates to MITSARGEVRVDPDRATIQISVQTRAATAAAAASQNAAKQKAVFDALRALGLASDQLSTINYNVYPEQRYEPNREPVVIGYNVTNTLLVEVKNLSQVGPVIDAALSKGANMITSLQFYASNTDGARRTAIASAIQKARLDAEAAAHAAGGSLAGLLEVSIGTHYAPPPRPLAMARGQVAAAAEQTPINPGEQTLSVDVTTRWRFK, encoded by the coding sequence ATTATCACCTCAGCACGGGGCGAGGTCCGCGTCGATCCAGATCGCGCAACCATTCAGATCAGCGTTCAAACACGGGCTGCGACTGCCGCGGCTGCGGCCAGTCAAAACGCCGCCAAGCAGAAGGCCGTCTTCGACGCACTCCGCGCTTTAGGGCTGGCATCAGATCAGCTCTCGACCATCAATTACAACGTGTATCCCGAACAGAGATATGAGCCAAACCGGGAGCCGGTTGTCATCGGCTACAACGTGACGAACACTTTGCTGGTTGAGGTCAAAAACCTGAGCCAAGTCGGACCAGTCATCGACGCTGCGTTGTCCAAGGGCGCCAACATGATCACGTCGCTTCAGTTTTACGCTTCGAACACAGACGGCGCGCGTCGTACAGCAATAGCCAGCGCGATCCAGAAAGCTCGCCTTGATGCTGAAGCCGCTGCCCACGCCGCCGGCGGTTCTTTGGCTGGATTACTCGAGGTTTCCATCGGCACTCATTACGCGCCACCTCCTCGCCCATTAGCAATGGCACGCGGTCAGGTAGCGGCAGCTGCCGAGCAAACTCCCATAAATCCGGGCGAACAGACGCTTTCCGTAGATGTGACAACACGATGGAGATTCAAATAG
- a CDS encoding BMP family protein yields the protein MTRKSLGQNNFCTKALLCAALAVTACSSDRSGSTASSDFKVALLTPGPISDQSWNGGAYEGLMWIRDTLGAKVSHIQTRTPAEFDENFRQYGAQGYDLVFGHGFEFQDAALRAGPQFPRTVYITTSGTSTAKNVAGIEFAFEEASYLAGMIAGAMTKTGTIGMIGGTELPPVRRSFAAFALGARSMNRNVKTLTSYVGNWDDVSAGKEQALAQISRNADIIFQNADAAGLGVFQAAKGAKDVRVIGSNSDQNNIAPEVTLGSVVIDLPRAFLTVAREVKDGKFAPRVISLGLHDNIVKLVINPQLESTIPQVVRHQVDSTHKALDGRLESASARQ from the coding sequence ATGACCCGCAAGTCACTCGGCCAAAACAACTTTTGCACAAAGGCCCTTCTCTGCGCAGCCCTCGCGGTTACTGCGTGCTCCAGTGATCGAAGTGGCAGCACTGCAAGCTCCGACTTCAAGGTCGCTCTTCTTACACCAGGACCGATCAGTGATCAGTCGTGGAACGGTGGAGCCTACGAGGGCCTCATGTGGATCCGCGATACACTGGGCGCCAAAGTCAGCCACATCCAAACGCGGACACCAGCCGAGTTCGACGAAAACTTCCGCCAGTACGGCGCGCAGGGATATGACCTCGTATTCGGACACGGCTTTGAGTTCCAGGATGCTGCACTGAGAGCCGGCCCTCAGTTTCCACGCACCGTTTACATCACGACATCGGGTACCAGCACCGCAAAAAATGTTGCGGGGATCGAATTTGCCTTCGAGGAAGCATCGTACCTCGCCGGAATGATCGCAGGCGCGATGACAAAGACAGGAACCATCGGAATGATTGGCGGAACAGAGCTTCCTCCTGTGCGGAGGAGTTTTGCAGCGTTCGCCCTAGGCGCACGTTCCATGAACCGGAACGTGAAGACGCTCACCTCGTATGTCGGAAACTGGGACGATGTCAGCGCAGGCAAGGAACAGGCACTCGCCCAGATTTCACGAAATGCCGACATCATCTTCCAGAATGCCGACGCGGCAGGACTTGGTGTGTTTCAAGCAGCGAAGGGAGCGAAGGACGTACGCGTCATTGGCTCGAACTCCGATCAAAACAACATTGCGCCTGAAGTAACTCTCGGCAGCGTGGTAATCGATCTTCCTCGCGCGTTCCTCACTGTAGCACGTGAGGTGAAGGACGGAAAGTTTGCGCCACGCGTCATCTCACTCGGGCTACACGACAACATCGTGAAGCTAGTGATCAATCCCCAGCTCGAGTCAACGATCCCGCAAGTAGTCCGGCATCAGGTCGACTCTACGCACAAGGCACTCGATGGTCGACTTGAGAGCGCATCAGCGAGACAATGA